Proteins found in one Jatrophihabitans sp. genomic segment:
- a CDS encoding site-specific DNA-methyltransferase: MPPRNQVLVGDALTELRRLPNGSIDTVVTSPPYFRLRDYQIDGQLGLEGHVDEWVSGLRAVARQVQRCLVPTGSFWLNLADTYSTHPSQGAGRKSLVLGPERLALSLLKDGWLLRNKIIWTKANSMPSSVRDRLTCRWEAVYVFTRQPSYFFDLDSVRQPHTSRHQGKLRPDHVRPRSREIWRGPNGDDASGLELMKARGIVGHPLGKNPGDVWQLASSGYRSGHHATFPIALPERAISAGCPEARCVSCRLPWRRQLIRSLGGTAVRGALGPSCGCDAPSEPGLVLDPFFGAGTTAVAAERLQRDWLGIELNPAFAELANRRIQEARAGPAQRAA; this comes from the coding sequence ATGCCACCGCGTAACCAGGTGCTCGTCGGCGACGCCCTCACCGAACTGCGCCGGCTGCCGAACGGCTCGATCGACACGGTGGTGACCAGCCCGCCCTACTTCCGGCTGCGCGACTACCAGATCGACGGCCAGCTCGGTCTGGAAGGCCACGTCGACGAGTGGGTCAGCGGTCTACGAGCCGTGGCGCGTCAGGTGCAGCGCTGCTTGGTGCCGACGGGAAGCTTCTGGCTCAACCTGGCCGACACGTACTCGACGCACCCGAGTCAGGGGGCCGGTCGCAAGAGCTTGGTGCTCGGCCCGGAACGGCTCGCGCTGAGCTTGCTGAAAGACGGCTGGCTGCTCCGCAACAAGATCATCTGGACTAAGGCCAACTCGATGCCGAGTTCAGTCCGCGACCGACTGACCTGTCGGTGGGAGGCGGTTTACGTCTTCACGCGGCAGCCGAGCTACTTCTTCGACCTGGACAGCGTCCGGCAGCCACACACCAGCCGACACCAGGGCAAGCTGCGGCCCGACCACGTCCGGCCCAGGAGCCGCGAGATCTGGCGCGGGCCGAACGGTGACGACGCCTCCGGCCTGGAGCTCATGAAGGCCCGCGGCATCGTCGGGCACCCGCTCGGCAAGAACCCCGGCGACGTCTGGCAGCTGGCCTCCAGCGGCTACCGGAGCGGCCACCACGCCACCTTCCCGATCGCCTTGCCGGAACGGGCCATCTCGGCCGGCTGCCCCGAAGCCCGCTGCGTGAGCTGCCGGTTGCCCTGGCGGCGCCAGCTGATCCGCTCGCTCGGCGGCACGGCGGTGCGCGGTGCGCTCGGCCCGAGCTGCGGCTGCGACGCGCCCTCCGAGCCGGGACTAGTGCTCGACCCGTTCTTCGGCGCCGGCACGACGGCGGTGGCGGCCGAGCGGCTGCAGCGCGACTGGCTCGGCATCGAGCTGAACCCGGCCTTTGCCGAGCTGGCTAACCGCCGCATTCAGGAGGCCCGAGCCGGACCCGCCCAGCGGGCCGCCTGA
- a CDS encoding replication-relaxation family protein, with protein MPPERSRPEGPKRTGRGPARRGQRERADRLKAQLSARDLSVLFSLDAHRFLTTEQLIRFHFANHRTPAAAGRICRRVLQRLFDFGLIEHLDRRVGGVRAGSASYVWRAGAVGDQLLRLLADDAGRPRARRKEPSLRWLEHCLLTAEVHLCLLDLARAGRVEVLSVVTEPRCWRRYTPMSGAPETLKPDLLAVTAQAEFEDHWFFEIDRATESLPTLLSKCAQYEDYRRSGQADDVLPLVVWVVPDELHAAKLTAGITASRTLDPALYRVCTLASLPAVISGSPA; from the coding sequence GTGCCCCCTGAGCGCAGCCGGCCGGAAGGCCCCAAACGCACCGGCCGCGGACCCGCTAGACGCGGCCAGCGGGAACGGGCCGACCGGCTGAAAGCCCAGCTCAGTGCCCGTGACCTCAGTGTTCTCTTCAGCCTGGACGCCCACCGCTTCCTGACCACCGAGCAGCTCATCCGCTTTCACTTTGCCAACCACCGCACACCGGCGGCGGCCGGCCGGATCTGCCGCCGGGTGCTGCAGCGGCTGTTCGACTTCGGGCTGATCGAGCACCTCGACCGCCGCGTCGGTGGCGTCCGGGCCGGCTCAGCCTCCTACGTCTGGCGGGCCGGTGCGGTCGGTGACCAGCTGCTACGCCTGCTGGCTGACGACGCCGGTCGGCCGCGGGCCCGCCGTAAGGAGCCGTCGCTGCGCTGGCTGGAGCACTGCCTACTCACCGCCGAGGTCCACCTCTGCCTGCTCGACCTAGCCCGGGCGGGCCGAGTCGAAGTGCTGTCGGTCGTGACCGAGCCGCGCTGCTGGCGGCGCTACACGCCGATGAGCGGTGCCCCGGAGACGCTCAAGCCGGACCTGCTGGCGGTGACGGCCCAGGCCGAGTTTGAGGACCACTGGTTCTTTGAAATTGACCGGGCGACCGAGAGCCTGCCGACGCTGCTCAGTAAGTGCGCCCAGTACGAGGACTACCGGCGCAGCGGCCAGGCCGATGACGTCCTGCCGCTGGTTGTCTGGGTGGTGCCGGATGAACTGCACGCTGCCAAGCTGACGGCCGGCATCACCGCCAGCCGGACGCTCGACCCGGCGCTGTACCGGGTCTGCACGCTGGCCAGCCTGCCGGCCGTCATCAGCGGGAGCCCGGCGTGA